Within Candidatus Eisenbacteria bacterium, the genomic segment TGAGACGCGTCAGGATGCCCCGCCGCTCCAGATACCGGTACAGCACCTCCCCCGTGCGCCGGCCGTGCGCGTAGAGCTGGAGCTCGCGCAGATCCTCGATCATGGACGCGATCCGCTCGCGGCCCTCGTCCGAGACCGGGGTCTCGTCCCGCTTCGCCGCCGCGCGCTCGAGGAGCGTGCGGAAGGAGAGCGGGGTGAGGCGCAACCGGTGCATGAGCCGCGAGAGATCGTCGTCCGGGACGCCGTACCCTTCGGACGCGAGCACGTAGAGATACTCGGGGCGCGCCTCCTGGTAGAGCGAATGGAGGAGCGAGGTCAGCTCGCGGACCTCGGGGCGCTGGAACAGCCCGCGGCTTCCGGAGAAGTAGTACGGCACGCCCTGGAGGTCGAGCGCGCGCAGGAAAGGCTCCGCCTGCTTGTTCGTCCGGACGAGGATCGCGTAGTCGCGCCACCGGCGGGATCCGTCCGCCACGCCGCTTCCGATCTCGCGCGCGACCCATTCCGCCTCTTCCGCCTCCCCCGGGAACTCGCGCCAGCGCGGCACCGGCCCCGTCATCTCGGTGGTGAGCGCCTTCACGATCCCGTATCGCGTCTCGAGCCGCTCCTTGTTCATCTGGATCACGCGGCGCGACACGGCGAGGATCTCGCGCGTGCTCCGGTAATTCCGCCGGAGCACGATCTCGCGCGTATCCGGATACCGCTCGCGGAACTGGAGGATGTTCTGGAGATGGGCGCCCCGGAACCGGTAGATCGACTGGTCGTCGTCTCCCACCACCACGAGATTCCGGTGCGTGGCCGTGAGGCGCCGCACGATCTCGAATTGCACCGGGTTCGTGTCCTGGAACTCGTCCACGAGCACGTACCGGAACCGCTCCTGGTAGCGCCGCAGCGTGGCGCGGCTCTCGTCCAGCAATCGGAGCGGAAGCGAGAGCAGATCCCCGAAGTCCACGAGCCCCGCCTTCCAGAGGAGGCGGTTGTACCGAGCGTACGCCTCCGCGAGCTCCACCGCCCGCTCGCGCTCGTCCAGGTCCTCGATCGCGTCCGCCGCCGCCACCGCCTCGTCGGGATGGACCGGCTCGTCCTTGGCCCGGTTCACGTAGCTCGCCAGCTCGGCGAGGTACTTGGTCGGATCGGAAAGGGGCGCGTAGCGCCGGAGTCCCAGCTCGTCCAGCCGCTCCGCCAGGAAGAGCGCCTGGGCGGTCTTGTCCACGACCGTGAACCCAGGAGCGATCCCGATCTCCACCCCGTGGCTCGAGAGCATTTCCTCCCCGAAGGAGTGGAAGGTGCGGATCGTGACGTCCGCGTAACCGTACGGCACGAGGAGATCCACGCGCTCCTGCATCTCGGCCGCGGCCTTCTCGTTGAACGCGAGCGCGAGGATCTGGGAGGATCGCGCGCGGCCGCTCGCGATGAGATGGGCGATGCGCCTGGCGATCACGGTGGTCTTCCCCGTGCCGGCGCCGGCGACGATGAGGAGCGGACCATCGCCGTGCTCGACGGCGGCGCGCTGCTCGTCGTCGAGCGCGAATTCCTCGTCCAGGGCGCGCGTGGCGGTGTCGGGTGTCATGTCGGTCGGGGGGAGCTCTCTCGCGGCCGGCGCCGATGCGCCCGGGTCGCGAGGGAGCGCGCGGCGATTCTATCGCGGGAACAGCAGGAACGCGAGCGACACGATCGGCACGTACACGGCGAAGAGGATCATGCAGAACCCGAGTATCTCGCGGAAGTCGAGGCGTGCTGCCGCGAGCAAGGGGATCGCCCAGAAGGGCTGGATGATGTCGGTCATCATGTCCCCCCACGCGTACGCGGTCACCACCTTGGCCGCGGGCACGCCGAGGGAGTCGCCGGCCGCGAGGATGTACGGCGCCTCGATCGCCCACTTCGATCCGCCCGAGGGAACGAAGTAGTTCACGATCCCCGAGTACCAGTAGACGAGGAGCGGGTACGTCCGCCCGTCCGCCACGGCCGTGAAGGCGCCTGCCAGGGCTTCGGCCAGACGGGTCTCCTGAATCACGCCGTACATCCCCGCGTAGAGCGGGAACTGGAGGATGATTCCAAAGACGAGCTTCCCCGCGTCCTCCGCCGCCTCGACGAGCGATGCCGCCGAGGGATGGAGCGCGACCGCGAGACCCATCATCACGAAGTTGAGCGTGTTGAGCGTGACGTGATGCGACGGCCGCATGAGGTACGTCCCGAGCCAGACGAGCGCCAGCGCGCCGAAGGTCCAGTTCACCCAGCGTGAATGCTCGAGCCGGGCCGCGACCGTTCTTCCTTCGGGTCCGACCGGGCGCGCCGGCGGCCGGAAGAGCCGGATCGCGTCCAGCTGCCCCGGCTGGATCGTGACCGCCCGGTCCGGTGACGGATGGAGGAGCGGCGTGAGCACCGCGAGCACCACCATCACCACCGCGACGAGCACCAGGTTGAACGGCGCGAAGAGCGTCTGCTGGACCGGGATCAGCCCGATCTCCTTCTCGAGGAAGTGGCCCGGCGTCGCGACGAGGAGCGGCGCCGACGCGCTGAGACCCGCGTGCCAGGTGGTTCCCATCCCGAGATAGGCCGCCGCGACGAGGAGCCTCCAGTCCACCGCCGTGCGCCGCCTGCCGATCTCGCGGAGCAACACCGCGCTCCCCACGATGCTGAGCCCCCAGTGGAAGAGCGCGAGGAGCATCGACAGGATCGCCATGAGCGCGATCGTCTGGCGGGGCGTGCGCGGCAGAGACGCGAGCCACGAGAGGAGCCGCGCGGCGGGAGGCGAGACGGCAACGATGGACCCCGTGAACATCACGAGGCACATCTGCATGGAGAAGGGCAGCAGCTCCCAGAAGCCGTCGCCCCAGTAGCGCACGCTCTCCGTGAAGGACGCCCGCCCCACCGTGATGGCGAGGACGAGCACGAGGAGCGTCAGGATCCACGCGATCGTGAACGCGCCGGGGATCCAGCGCTGGGTCCCGTCGTTCAGGCGGACCGCGGCCCGCGAGAAGGATTCCTGGAGGCCCATGCGGACCGGACTCTACCCGATCGGAACACCGCTCGAACAGAACTTGGGAGAGACGCCGAGCGGGAGTACACTGCGGACCCATGTCGATCGAAGGGATCGAGCCCACCGTCCCGCTTCGCTCCGCCGCGGCCCCCGCGGCGCGCCGATCGCTTCCGGCCCTGGGGACGTACCTGCGCATGGTTGTCGCGCTGGGCGTGGGCTCGATGCGGCCCGCGCTTCCCCTTCTGATCTTCGCGTACTTCTACAACCTCGGCACCGAGCTCTACCTGGCGTTCTCGCTCGACACCGATGCCTTCGGCGAGTCGCAGGCCTTCCTCTCCGGCGTGATGAGCGGCGTGGCCCAGGTGCCCTTGTGGTTCCTGGTCACCGCGCTGCTCCTCCCGATGCAGGACTCGCTGCTCCGGGGCGAGCGGCGCTCCTTCCCCGAGGCCGTCCCCATCGCCGTCCGGCGGATGCCGGCCTTGATCCTCTCGATGTTCGTGCAGGCCCTCATCCTCCTGGGGCCTCCGCTTCTCCTTCTCGGCGGGGTCGGCCTCTTCGTGAAGTCGCTGCCGACCCTCCCCGGAAGCCCGGTCGAGGTCCTGCGCGGGGCGCTCTTCCTCGCGCTCATCCCGAGCGCGATCTACGTGCTCGTCTTCGTCGTCCTCTTCTGGCTGACGGAGCCGGCGCTGATCCTGGACTCTCGCGGACCGCTCGCTTCGATCGGCAGGAGCGTGAGCCTGGGCGCTTCGCACTTCGGAGGCATGCTCGGCCGGGTCATCGTCTTCAATCTGCTCCTCATCCTCGCCATGCTCGTGGCCATCACTCCCGTGCTGTTCCTCGAAGCGGGAGCCGCGCTGAGCGGCTCCGCGCAGCCCGCGGTCAAGGTGGCCCAGATCATTTGGGACTCCCTGGCCGCGGCGGCGAGCTACCCGTTCACCGTAGCGGCGGTCCTGGTCCTCTACCGGGCGCTCCAGCCCTACGGCGGCGCCACGGCGGCCGACGGCACGCCCCTTCCGGGAACGGCCGCGGCAACGGCCCCGCGGGCCACCTCTCCCTTCCAGTTCGAGTAGTCGCGCCGCCGTGCGCCCCACACCCGGGATCGTCCACCACGACGGCTACTACGCGAACATCGGGATGCACGTCTTCCCGATGCGCAAGTTCCGGCTGATCCGGGACGAGATCGTCCGCAGGGGACTGATTCCCGAGAGCGAGATCCGGGCGCCCACACCCGCTACCACGGAGCAGGTGCTCCGGGTCCATGACCGCGAGTACGTCGACAAGCTCGTGCGCGGAGCGCTGTCGGCGCTGGAGGAGGCGGTTCTCGAGCTCCCGTATTCCAAGGGGCTCGTCGACGCGTCCTTCCTCTGCGCGGGCGGGAGCATCCTCGCGGCGTCGCTCGCGATGGAGCGCGGCATCGGCATCAATC encodes:
- a CDS encoding ATP-dependent DNA helicase, whose protein sequence is MTPDTATRALDEEFALDDEQRAAVEHGDGPLLIVAGAGTGKTTVIARRIAHLIASGRARSSQILALAFNEKAAAEMQERVDLLVPYGYADVTIRTFHSFGEEMLSSHGVEIGIAPGFTVVDKTAQALFLAERLDELGLRRYAPLSDPTKYLAELASYVNRAKDEPVHPDEAVAAADAIEDLDERERAVELAEAYARYNRLLWKAGLVDFGDLLSLPLRLLDESRATLRRYQERFRYVLVDEFQDTNPVQFEIVRRLTATHRNLVVVGDDDQSIYRFRGAHLQNILQFRERYPDTREIVLRRNYRSTREILAVSRRVIQMNKERLETRYGIVKALTTEMTGPVPRWREFPGEAEEAEWVAREIGSGVADGSRRWRDYAILVRTNKQAEPFLRALDLQGVPYYFSGSRGLFQRPEVRELTSLLHSLYQEARPEYLYVLASEGYGVPDDDLSRLMHRLRLTPLSFRTLLERAAAKRDETPVSDEGRERIASMIEDLRELQLYAHGRRTGEVLYRYLERRGILTRLTRSGAFEDEARARNIVKFFSIVRSFERVALSDRVPLFLRHLEAIQEVGEDPAVAEIDDASNVVQVMTVHKAKGLEFPVVFLVQVASDRFPTRSRSAGLSLPTERLSDVSESESHREEERRLFYVALTRAREELTLTYARDYGGAMARERQPSLFLLEAFDLGKPLPARKRRRVLEELEVERPHETATAVADATAPSRELKQLSYQRLEDYETCPLKYRFLHEISVDPILTRDHRVNFGNAVHQAVAFALQRRALGERPAEDDVIEVYRRAWRSEGYRNEDHERRRFEQGVEALRAFLAREADMGAAPSAVERHFRVRIGDVMVTGSMDRIDETPDGVTVIDYKTSELDDPQKADPNAKDSLQLHVYALAHREMTGRTPVRLELRYVLGGEVGAVAPTEERLERTRDKIASIARSIRAGEFTARPSVRSCSICACRPICRDSAV
- a CDS encoding TIGR00366 family protein codes for the protein MGLQESFSRAAVRLNDGTQRWIPGAFTIAWILTLLVLVLAITVGRASFTESVRYWGDGFWELLPFSMQMCLVMFTGSIVAVSPPAARLLSWLASLPRTPRQTIALMAILSMLLALFHWGLSIVGSAVLLREIGRRRTAVDWRLLVAAAYLGMGTTWHAGLSASAPLLVATPGHFLEKEIGLIPVQQTLFAPFNLVLVAVVMVVLAVLTPLLHPSPDRAVTIQPGQLDAIRLFRPPARPVGPEGRTVAARLEHSRWVNWTFGALALVWLGTYLMRPSHHVTLNTLNFVMMGLAVALHPSAASLVEAAEDAGKLVFGIILQFPLYAGMYGVIQETRLAEALAGAFTAVADGRTYPLLVYWYSGIVNYFVPSGGSKWAIEAPYILAAGDSLGVPAAKVVTAYAWGDMMTDIIQPFWAIPLLAAARLDFREILGFCMILFAVYVPIVSLAFLLFPR